gagaacagaaccctatggaggagcctggtcttcaacagaaggatatgatgtcacgatcctcagtattgagggaccgactgaagaagaGGGATAAGTCTGCCAGAACCGTATTATATGTGAGTCTCCGCTGATGGTGCCGTCGTCCAGGTACCAAACATGCAGTATGAACGTGAGACTATGAATAGCTGAATTAATAGCCAGACTTAATATatggtatatatatatgtatatatatatatacatatttgttcTTATTGCACAATTTGAATACTGAATGTACAAATATGCTGTACCTTTGTTTTTAAACACTGAACTGTACAAAATATATTCTGGTAGAATTTACAAACGGATACACTGTACTCGTTACAAAATCTAACATGTTTGTctaaagatttttcaaaaactaatcttagaattaatatatttaaataggaTAAGGTAAACACAAATATAACTGTAAAAAGGAAGTAGGAACTAACTGAATTACCGTCACACACTCAACTCAACAGTCgaaattatatatacctaggtcTATTATATACTTTAAGCCGTATCAGCTGTGGGCTGTGTGTGATAGTGTGTGTGTTAATTATTACGCTATGAGCTGATCCTCATTAACCCCTGACGCAGAATGGCTACAGAATCACAATCTCCAAGTTAAtacgcataaaataaaactcatTCAGTTAAGACCCTACCAAAACGAACCCATAGATCTAACTTTAACCAAAataataagtttatggcaaaaaaaatatttttggtacaagcttttatcgctgactgtacttttattccacgggcaactaatacgagtactcatcgagacaattctataaaccccaaacacaattaggtttcgttgttttatcacagagttcctatggccacctcctgtctcgcGTCTCGCCTTACTTATGTATACAAATTtccagcttcattggaagtcgggaagtgggtcaaatttaacttgcaagatttgacccgtacaaacatagttacatataGTCTGTACTAAATATGGTGTGCATTGATACCATCAATgaaaatagagtgtatagaggcggattgtcaaagtaaattatgtagccactgtaaatttactgccaatatctttcgacagaaaattaaaactgttagaacgccatttgactttgatccataAGGCTGATTAAGACGGCGCGCGAAGCGTATATGCGATTTTagctacattgcggactgttggttaagtCCAATTCGACCGCCCGATcgaaaaccgcaatgtaatggaACTGGCATGCGAGTTGTCGCATCGACTAAATGAGCCcttttattatttcactgatatgtgtaaatttgttaaatattgaaattaacgccatctactcgactgtaggccaaaggttatggcgccatcgctcgaaaagattacaccatacctttggcctactctcgagtagatggtgttaatattaatatttaacaagtttacACATAtcaaatactattacttattctgtgatatcagtgaaagaataatgatcaaagtcaaatggcgttctaacaggtttaatcttctgtcgaaagatggcagtaaatgtaggtactgtagctacataatttaccatgacagtaactctctatttaaaattctctttgataccaTGTTTCAAAGATggatttaaaaacaatttatcTGGTTAAAGTCCTAAGCTACCTATTAGGCAGACTCTTAATAAAGTAAACTCGATTTCACTTTCATGAGCTTCTTCAGCAATTCTTTCTTCGTTGTATTGTAATCTgtaacaagtaaaattaatttaaatgaaactcCGTAGAAATCTTTGGTCTCTTAAATGCATTCGTACAATGCAAACATAAAGTACATCCGCGGAAAAATTAAAAGATGTATGAGAACCTTTTACCAAGTGGATGAAATTAGGCTTGTTTTAAGCAATGGTATGTATGCAGGCAGAgattaaaaagtattatttggTACTATTCCGCCGTATACATCCTTTAAAACGAagatgagataataatatactgtGCGTAAATATTAACCAATAACTTTGGAATGAATGTTTCAAACTGCTGAGAGataaacaaattttattttaatacgagTAACAATACCATATTCACTTACCTAGTCTTTTGATTTGCTCGCTGCGTTTTTCGATTATCAGAAGCAAGaactagagcagcggtcggcaaccttttagcagccaagggccacatagtagttaaggaagttgacgcgggccgcacttttgttaatatgtgtgactttaatcagacattgttgtttgacaatattacatacaaaatagccaggggggctcgcgggccgcgaGTGAgagggccgcttgttgccgaccgctgaactAGAGTATCCCTATAGATCCGCCAGGTTGTTTGTCAGCAAAGTGGGGGCGTTTAGCTGGTATTGCCGCTGAAATCAAATAATCCGCATAATTATAGAGGTACTAGCTGCTCACCTCTttattagtagtattagtacctacctacttaaaaatggagacctataagctctaaaaaccaCGGACCGGAAGACGCAGCGTGGGAAGGCCCTCTACAAGATGGAGTTGTATGGGGTCGGCGCGTGACCGGCCGCTGTGGAGATCGTTGAGGGAGTTCTTTGGCCatcagtggacgtctttcggctgatatgatggttatgatgatgatgaagcttTCGGAAAcccgtcgcgcgagtgactaaaaatacgtaaatgcTCTACCCATCCATgcagtatcataccatgaccgtgctgtcGTGAACGTATCAAGCATGGAATGtaagttagtaataaataagagCTCgtcaacataggtagagtttttttgatactcctacagtcagcagcagatgttgctaagcggacgaggtgttcaaaattaccttgatacCATCTTGATACgcacttattctcttaacaataaaagtcgcgttaagatcattttgaacacctggcccttaTAGTAAATAACCTTATAATCGGTCAAGtcctataaattaaatacctttgTACTTAAATTACATACTTCACTGCAGGCTTCACTTATACGGACTCTACTTGTCTGGTCTAATGTATGGTTTTGAACCATAACCATTTCTTATTCGGTGGACAAGTCGCATGCTCAATAGGCAATAGCATTAATTGAgccaataacattttttttttctcaattctaCGCTTACCTTTATCCAGTCGAATGCTTATTCCAGATTTCAGACAAGCTTGGCCTGTACTCGTAGATGCAGTAGCTGAAGTTTGTGCTGGAACATTTCACacgttaaaattttaaaaataaattacaaacataGGTACCAACATAAAACATTAATAGTTAGTAccttcacttatttttatttgtcagtCGTAGTTAGCTGTTAACCAAGCAGGTAAGACTTAGACCGTTTAAATACCTTACTTTGAACTTCTTATCTGTTTTATACCGATCCATGTTTTACCTAGTAATAGCTGATACTAATGACCTGCTTGAAGACATGCATATCGGCGTCCGCGTGAGAGCAAATCTCGCATACTACCGAATACCTAGTAGGTAAAGAATCCTCAAGTAAACTATTAAAGAGCATGCGAAGACCATCTCCGTATAAATCCTTAAGCGGACGCACACATTTAACCGGTTTCGATGAAACTTGCATGGGGTATGAACTTTAAGATGTTTTGCCCCGTTTCCAATGATACCACACTCGTAGTTCGTACCTATCAATAAGCGAGATTATCATACTAATACGTACACGTACATTAGAACGTTATTGATAAACCGGTTTTGATAAAACTTCCACTGAATAACCTACTAAGTTGAGATAAATGTACCTatgccaaaaatatttaatagaaaaaacCGACTTGTCAAAACAGTCTGAAATGCCATAAATGAAtgacgactggtctggcctagtgggtagtgaccctgcatatgaagccgatggtcccgggttcgaatcctggtaagggcatttatttgtatgatgatacagatatttgttcctgagtcatggttgttttctatgtatttaagtatttatatattatttatatcgttgtctgagtacccacaattaacacaagctttcttgagcttaccgtggggcttattcaatttgtgtaaaaatgtcctataatttttttttttatatatgtaattTATTGGCTGGCATTTAACTGATCACAGTGATCACCATATatagtaatccacttcgtcacctttacctagtagcatttcgtttctgtaagggtcgcagttcttacctaacctaatattaaccttacccacttttatactcgtagtagcatttcgtttctctaagaagcgctagtggcctagcggtaagagcgtgcgacttgcaatccgaaggttcgcgggttcaaactcggctcgtacctaccaatgagtttttcggaacttatgtacgaaatatcatttgatgtttaccagtcgcttttaggtgaaggaaaaaatcgtgaggaatccgaactaatcccaataaggcctcgtttatcctctgagttggaagatcaaatggcagtcgctttcgtaaaaactagtgcctacgccaattcttgggattcgttgccaagcggaccccaggctcccatgagccgtggcaaaattccgggacaacgcgaggaagatgatgatgatgataatgatgatttcgtttctctaagggtcacagttttatcctacctaacctaacccacaaaatcgaaatcgccaaatgtgtactatgcgtcgttcaagagttctgttctgataatcatcagcagttccacttcatcaaatgcaaatgtgacagtttttaatgtaaatgcttgattttctgattaaaatacataaatctctgtacgtatgcctttaaaatttgaggagttctctcgattcctcatggatcccatgttcagaactcgagcttgacataaatgtggcttaaaaacgtgagctatgcgtcgttgaagagttccgttcttggCCATCATCAGTTCTACTTCATCAATTGTCACTTTTttcaatgtaaatgcttgatttgttgtatgcctttaattaaagatttgaggagttccctcgattcctcatggatcccatcatcagtaggtacctactcgagcttaacaaaaatgtggcttaaaacctTAACTTGCTTAATAGTAATTTCGAAGACCTATCGAATGATGTGCTTATGTTGATATTTCTcaagaaaaaaaacaattttagttTCATAcgacgacgaccggtctggcctagtaagtatagtgaccctgcctgtgaaaccgatcggatcccggtaagggcattgtatgatgaacacaaatatttgttcctgagtcatgggtgttttctatgtatataagtatgtatttatctgtataagtatgtaatgtatatcgtcgcctagcacccatagtacaagctttgcttagttttgggctaggttgatctgtgtaagatgtcccctaatatttattatttatttatttacctacccatggagtgtattttaaactacgTACCGAAGCGTAAAGTAAGTACATCAACACCACTTAATTAACGTCCATTAAGAGAAACGTGGACAAACTACTTGAGATCTGTGTGAAAACTAAAATACTTTTACCTAAAAGCAAAACTAGCATAATTACCATTTTCACTGTTTGATGTTGACAGAGGTACTCTGGCATGTGAAGATCTGATCTGAATCTGGTTTGCAgctgaaatttaaattattgtaaaagaaataaggtagaagtactagtgcttgacgctgcactagtattcgacatgggcactttatgtcaaagtaatataggttaaatttgaacagcgaagatttttctgtattcaaatttaatccttgtcactttgacataaagtgcccatgtcgaatactagtgcagcgtcgagcactagtacttctaccttaatttaacatttttagattAAGTACTATTAGGTATAACTCCATACGCCGTGCACCGCAATAACGCGGTTGGGAGCGGCAATTTatccagaaaaaaaaaagatcttCATGGACTTTCCATgtgcgacggtaatcgcttatttACAGGTGATTCGTgtcctcgtttgcctcctatataacttatatagaaaagcctatgtttattttaatatccttatatcttatagttcttgagtaaaatggctgtgatctacggacggacggacgggcggactgaccgacggacatgacgaaactataacggtttcatttttgccattttggctacggacggaaccctgaaaacgaTCACAATTCGGACTAACCAATTCGAAGAGAAACGTGGGTAAACTGAGGGCCTCTCGCGAAACACGTTCGCCGTGTTACTTCTCTGTCGCacatacgtacgaatttacaagtgcgacagagaggcaacacgtcgaacgtggttcgcggtaggccctctgaagtcTGTGTGAAAATACTTTTAAAGATAACTAGCATAATTACCATTTACCTACACTGTTCGATGTCGATGGTCTGGCATGTAAAGGTTTGCACCTGAAATTTAAAATTCtggtgaaaaattattttaatatttttaacattaggacatgatgtcacgatcctcagcattgagggaacgactgatgatgatgagatgatCTATtttttatgggtaatcaaatatacctactgttactgtctgtctttcggggctccctgaggatgggggccctgggcacgagccccgtgtgcccttatgggaaAGACGTACTGACTTATATATTAAaccacttattcataaaacttagcatctacctttgttaaatttgtccctttctaacaaacacaaatgacaaaatgacaaaagcgtttatgaataatgtcATAAGAATACTGTTGTTGAAATTGAAATAAGTACCTTCAATTCAATCTCTCATAGCATAGCATACTTAGTACCTATTGATTGAAGTTTCTTGTTAGATGGACATTGTTTCCAtcaaaaaataggtaggtaatactaataagtaatgaaaaataatgaaatagctgtaagtacctactctggACTGGAATAACCGTGATGTGCACaaaaacaggccaattcgaacatacactgaaatcagaataataatttattttaatcatcatcatgcattcattgttaaatttagtcatcgtgcgtcttgcccgcaccaatacatgtacggaaaaGTACGATATTTGAATGACATTAGTTAGATGTCATTATGATCCAACCTCACAAACACCCAATTATATGACAAATTGTTTACAGTACCTATATTAGGTACTCAGTAAAATTCCTCCTCCTTAGAAGGTAGGTAGTGTATGCCGTTTATacatgttttagggttccgtacccaaaggttaaaagcgggaccctaatattactaagactccgctgtccgtccgtctgtctgtctgtctatcaccaggctgtaactcatgaaccgtgatagctagacagttgaaattttcaaagatgatgtatttctgttgccgctataacaaggaatactaaaaacaaaataaaataaatatttagtgggGCTCtcatataacaaacgtgatttttttgccgttttttgcatatgggcacggaacccttcgtgcgcgagtccgacttgcacttggccggttttttaaattataatattaggtctTGGTACAAAGTTTGTTTGGGGTTAGCTGGATGAAGGGATAACTTCatctttataatttaaaatgtatctgTTGCTGTGCTGGACTGTTTTAAACTTACCTAcgataaaatgtttattacttacctaatcACTTAGTGCTACTTGCACcataccactaacccggggttaaccggttaaaccattaacctagtgtcaaattgtactggtaaccatggttactctaggttgaatcagttaaccccgggttagtgaatggtgcaagtggccctgtgGGCTACAACTAAggctaattactaattatgGCTAATAGAAAGTTACCTCGTCTACTTGTAGCATGTTGAGGAAATTCTCATAATAATTGGTATTCCGACAGTGGAGGTGCGGAAAGATTTAACTTTGGATaggctctttttagggttttgtagtcacctagaaacccttatagtttcgccatgtctgtctgtccgaggctttgctccgtgatcgttagtgttagaaagctgcaatttggcatgggtaCATATATCATGCATTGCGGCagcgataaattaaaaactataaaaaaattgttttgttcCAATAGCGTGGGGtaccgttggataggtctttcaaaacgaataaggagacccttttttgatatagtaaatttttcggaaataatcgctccaaaagaaaaaaaatatgtgccaCCCCtgtaacttttgaaccatgggtccaaaaagtatgacaaaaatcgtgaaacaaaagcttaataaataatttcaatgaaaactacttatagcaaacatgatcggtccagtcgtttttgagttattgctaaaaatctcctttttcttagtaaaaagacgtacaaagcgctgcaaataGGTACTCCCTGtaatttataatgtacctacatgatacttacgaatatcccccgtttggcctattttgacagaatcgtaactacgaaactctacactgagcaattgagcatGGCTCGACATGTAGCTTATTTTCTGTCTTGCCAAAGTCTCTCCGTTCAAAATGATCGCCACAAACGTGACGAATCTTCTGCAACTTTTCTATGGGTAAATGAACGAGATCTTCTTTTCCAGTCTAGCTTATCTAACCCAAGTTATACATCTGTAAGCAAAGTGGTTTTGGCTTCCTTTTCATTGTGTACTGTAAACATAATATTGAGGGACACAAATGatgcaaattaaaataagtattgCAAACATAAGAGGAAGATAGTAGTAGTAAGTATGTGCTTTAAAGTGATTGCGACATTTGGGTTCATGCAGGACTACTTTCAGATAActaaaatatgaaattgaatAACACGTAagcttttatagtaataaaaggtCATATTTGAAAAAGAAATGGAGATTATAGAGATTCGATGATGATAAACAACGTGCGTTGTGTCGGTCTAATAAGTACCCTGTGCCCTAACTATTAGAAGAGACTTACAGGTAGCAAACATAGCAAATTCAAATAATTCACCGCATAAGtagcaaataatatttttaggaatttataaattgaaatagacgTCATCTTTGAATGCCTGAGAAGTATTTGACCATCAACAACTTTGATAACTAGAGACTGATGACCCCACAATCAAActcattgttgagttttgcTGGGCTATGACTATTTTGAAGAATAcctctgtattttattaaataaataaataaataaataacatttacgGCGAGCAATACGTGCTTGTTCCTCCTATTACGGAGTGGCGGAGaccggattcgaaccggcgtctCGGTCGGTCTTTAGCTTGTTACGCGGCTGATAAatcaaaatgtttaataaaataatttgatttgttccctggtAGTTGTATTTCGGAACTTGTAGACTTACCGCTGTTCATCCTTGAGAAATTTGGCAAAGAATCCTCCTCGAGTGATTTCTCAGACACCGCATATTTCACAATATCGGTTTTTGCCGGCCATTGTACTATTTTACAACAGTAGGTACGGGTTTCTGTTTCAAATCACCACAAAACTCAGGAGAAGCAAACTCAACTTTAGAAAACTGTTATTATTTTGCAAAATTTGCACACGAATTATGtcaattttgtatttcaaaatggttGCCGCTCGTATACGCATAATGTCAAGTTGGCATTTCAATAGTGCTGCCGCCAATGCCACGCCGCTGAACTAATTATGACAAATATCTTTGCTATACGTTTGTTCGTAGTAAGAGAGTTTCTCGCCACTGGATAGTAGTGTACCGAGACATTCGTAATGACTTTAGTCGTTGAAAATCAGCAATTCCAACTCAGGCACTAGAACCTAGACATACAGCCAATATAATGACATTCTCAAAAAACATgtcaatttaattttgtttttataacaatataaattaatgaattttattaatttttcaaGATTATTTCcataacaataaaaatgttagaaccGTAGCCATTAAAGTTTAGAAGTTTTAGTCTGACTAAAAGTGTCAAAATCAAAAGTCAGTTTCGTAAGACGTTACGTAAAATCCATTTCTTTAATAATATTGGCTTAAAATAGAATCCTTTTACTCAGTacacactacactacactacaatTCTAATGCGTTAtgcttataattataactttgTTAGTCTATCTACAATAATTAACTATTTTTTTGTTATCCATTTTTTCATTGGCAGCACTCGTCCTCAGAAACAGGTGACGCATTAACAATTTTGCGTTTGTCATAAATAAGTTAAGACAAAGGGCGAGTTTTAATTGTGATTTCCGGGATATTGTACACTTTTAAGAAACATGTCTTCTAGAAGAAAGGTCCTCCTCAAAGTAATCATCTTGGGCGATAGCGGTGTGGGTAAAACATCGCTAATGAACCAGTTCGTGAACAAGAAATTCTCTAACCAGTACAAGGCAACAATAGGAGCAGATTTTCTCACGAAAGAGGTAATCGTCGACGATAGAATCGTTACAATGCAGATTTGGGATACTGCTGGGCAGGAGCGTTTCCAATCATTGGGAGTGGCGTTTTATCGCGGGGCGGATTGTTGCGTCTTAGTTTTTGACGTAACTGCCCCCAACACATTTAAGTCCTTAGAGAGCTGGCGAGATGAATTCCTGATACAGGCTTCACCGCGTGACCCAGAGAATTTTCCTTTCCTCATATTAGGTAATAAGGTTGATTTGGAAAATCGCGCTGTGACTCTTAAGCGCGCACAACAATGGTGTCAGAGCAAAAATGATATCCCATTTTATGAGACGAGTGCCAAAGAAGCTGTGAATGTTGAACTAGCGTTCCAGGAAATCGCCCGCCGTGCCCTGGCCcaggagacggagacggagctGTACAATGAGTTCCCTGACCAGATAAAGCTGAATGCCAACGACTACAGCCGTGACCGCGAACGGGACCACTGTGCTTGCTAAACCTCACAGCAAGCAATTTGTGCTCTTGCTAAttcatttctcattttttattcattaaatacctattacaaaaagtatatttaatattatggtGTAAGTAATGTATTTCATTATGTCATTGTCTTGTAAAGATGTATTGCAATGATAGTAATGAAATACATGGATTTGTTTGTAGAGCACATGCCACTAAAATGGTTAAATACATGTATGTAACAGTGCACTATTTTGCATTTCAATTTATGGCTCAGCTTTTACATCCATTGTCTGATCTGCCTGTTCAAGGATGTACATAGATTTTA
Above is a window of Cydia splendana chromosome Z, ilCydSple1.2, whole genome shotgun sequence DNA encoding:
- the LOC134804517 gene encoding ras-related protein rab7, whose protein sequence is MSSRRKVLLKVIILGDSGVGKTSLMNQFVNKKFSNQYKATIGADFLTKEVIVDDRIVTMQIWDTAGQERFQSLGVAFYRGADCCVLVFDVTAPNTFKSLESWRDEFLIQASPRDPENFPFLILGNKVDLENRAVTLKRAQQWCQSKNDIPFYETSAKEAVNVELAFQEIARRALAQETETELYNEFPDQIKLNANDYSRDRERDHCAC